From one Streptomyces sp. N50 genomic stretch:
- a CDS encoding putative Ig domain-containing protein, whose protein sequence is MRTTRALAAAGATVAVLGLAAPVAVADGMGASPSNIVALPSVIARGGQLTVTVDGCFSGGNAMATSPGFERPANLSLLGNSGTTSSGTARISRSATPGSYSITVRCSNGSSLTRDDAYTVIGGVRGGLGGSSSAGATPTDMAIGGGLVAAAVVAGGVFWMRRRTERGI, encoded by the coding sequence ATGCGTACAACTCGTGCCCTGGCTGCCGCCGGTGCCACGGTGGCCGTCCTGGGGCTCGCCGCCCCGGTGGCCGTCGCGGACGGCATGGGCGCCAGCCCCAGCAACATCGTCGCCCTGCCCAGCGTGATCGCCCGCGGCGGACAGCTCACCGTCACGGTCGACGGCTGCTTCAGCGGCGGCAACGCCATGGCGACCTCACCGGGGTTCGAACGCCCCGCCAACCTGTCCCTGCTCGGCAACTCCGGTACGACGTCCAGCGGAACCGCCAGGATCAGCCGGTCGGCCACCCCGGGCTCGTACAGCATCACGGTCCGCTGCTCCAACGGCTCCTCGCTCACCCGTGACGACGCCTACACCGTCATCGGCGGTGTCCGCGGCGGGCTCGGCGGCAGCAGCAGCGCCGGGGCGACCCCGACCGACATGGCGATCGGCGGCGGCCTGGTCGCCGCGGCCGTCGTGGCCGGCGGGGTGTTCTGGATGCGCCGCCGCACCGAGCGCGGGATCTGA
- a CDS encoding DUF4239 domain-containing protein: protein MSEWLVLVLAMAAACVVVVIVTFLRERSASEDEDPSETPDVIEYMTMWIGVVYAIVLGLAIAGVWEARSAAQDHVQAEAQALHEISERVRAYPADERDRIRADVDAYVSQVVNVEWKTMADHEKLTQRGTDLLDRIRADVTDYQPKTDFQAQAYQPLVDQVGALDQARNARQDSTGATMPSVVWFGLLAGAVITIGMVFALQIRRTTRELILAGLFSALIAFLLFLIWDFDAPYSRGITASAQPFLNLFPHIKD, encoded by the coding sequence TTGTCGGAATGGCTTGTTCTCGTCCTCGCGATGGCGGCGGCCTGTGTCGTCGTCGTCATCGTCACCTTCCTGCGCGAACGCTCGGCGTCGGAGGACGAGGACCCCAGTGAGACCCCGGACGTCATCGAGTACATGACGATGTGGATCGGCGTGGTGTACGCCATCGTCCTGGGCCTCGCGATCGCCGGCGTCTGGGAGGCCCGCAGCGCCGCCCAGGACCACGTACAGGCGGAGGCACAGGCGCTGCACGAGATCTCGGAGCGGGTGCGGGCCTATCCCGCCGACGAACGCGACCGGATCCGGGCCGACGTCGACGCCTACGTCTCACAGGTCGTCAACGTCGAGTGGAAGACGATGGCGGACCACGAGAAGCTCACCCAGCGCGGCACCGACCTCCTGGACCGCATCCGTGCGGACGTCACGGACTACCAGCCGAAGACGGACTTCCAGGCACAGGCCTATCAGCCCCTCGTCGACCAGGTCGGCGCCCTGGACCAGGCGCGCAACGCCCGTCAGGACTCCACCGGGGCGACCATGCCGTCGGTGGTGTGGTTCGGGCTGCTCGCCGGAGCCGTGATCACCATCGGCATGGTCTTCGCGCTGCAGATCCGGCGTACGACACGGGAGCTGATCCTCGCCGGGCTGTTCTCGGCGCTGATCGCGTTCCTGCTCTTCCTGATCTGGGACTTCGACGCGCCGTACAGCCGCGGCATCACGGCCTCGGCGCAGCCGTTCCTGAACCTCTTCCCACACATCAAGGACTGA